From one Trifolium pratense cultivar HEN17-A07 linkage group LG1, ARS_RC_1.1, whole genome shotgun sequence genomic stretch:
- the LOC123903155 gene encoding transcription elongation factor SPT6 homolog isoform X2 has translation MPRGVISDDEDEVEVDMEEREPVDGEELEEEGREMDDDDEDEEEEGQDEYEKDGFIVDDIEEEEEHDEEERAESDEERQKKKKRKKKEEYVLDEDDYELLEDNNINIHRRKDSKKFKRLKKGQRDTEEGHSGQDDEEEFFRSGKVGRTAEEKLKHSLFGDDEGSHLEDIAEEEEQVEEEEDADIGDEDEMADFIVDEEEVDENGAPVSKTRKPKGVRRIRQAPGVSSSALQEAQELFGDVDELLEARHQSREKNDYKETRLEDEFEPIVLSEKYMTENDDRIRELDIPERMQISEESTGAPSLDGSSIDEESQWIVNQLKDGAVPWIGKKDSSSQDKELPIDKDDIVRFLELHHVQKLDIPFIAMYRKEECLSLLKDLERPEAGDENSDKNDKTPTLKWHKILWALQDLNRKWLLLQKRKNALQQYYNKRFEEESRRVYDETRLNLNRQLFESVMRSLKEVESEREVDDVDSKFNLHFPPGEAGVDEGQYKRPKRKSMYSSFSKAGLWEVASRFGCSSEQLGLCLSVVQLQELEDPKETPEEVASNFTCAMYNTPEEVLKCARHMAAVEIICEPSIKKHVRSHFIDHAVVSTSPTADGNITIDSFHQFSGVKWLREKPLSKFLDAQWLLIQKAEEDKLIQVTIKLPEEHLNKLIDQFNEYYVSDSVSRSAQLWNEQRKLILQDAIFRFLLPSMEKEARGILASKAKHWVLMEYGKAFWNKVSVGPYQQKENDLSSDDEAAPRVMACCWGPGKPQTTFVMLDSSGEVQDVLYTGSLTLRSQNVHDQQRKKNDQERVLKFMTDHQPHVVVLGAANLSCTRLKEDIYEVIYKMIDENPRDVGHDMDGLSIVYGDESLPRLYENSRISSEQLPSQQLGIVRRAVALGRFLQNPLAMVATLCGPRKEILSWKLSPLESFLNPDDKIGMVEQVMVDVTNQAGLDINLAISHEWLFAPLQFISGLGPRKAASLQRSLVRAGGIFTRKDFLTEQKLGKKVFVNAVGFLRVRRSGLAASSSQFIDLLDDTRIHPESYILAQELAKDVYEEDGTGDANDDDDALEMAIEHVRDRPSYLKNLDVEAYAAANNRQDKIETFYDIKRELIHGFQDWRKQYEEPSQDEEFYMISGETEETLAEGKIVQVTVRRVQAQKAICGLESGMTGILMKEDYTDDWRDIIELSDRLHEGDMLTCKIKSIQKNRYQVFLVCKDSEMRSDRLQSNHDFDPYYHEDRSSLPSEQDKTRKEKERAKKHFKPRMIVHPRFQNITADEAMEFLSDKDPGESIFRPSSRGPSYLTLTLKIHDGVYAHKDIVEGGKELKDITSLLRIGKTLKIGDDTFEDLDEVMDRYVDPLVTHLKTMLNYRKFRTGMKTEVDELLRIEKAEYPMRIVYSFVISHEHPGTFILTYIRSTNPHHEYIGLYPKGFRFRKKMFEDIDRLVAYFQRHIDDPQNDSAPSIRSVAAMVPMQSPATGGSSGTSVGSGWGGSNSEGGWRGHSYDRDRSSTPGSRTGRPDYRNNGSRDEHPSGVPRPYGGGRWRGRGSYNNSSRGHNSNNERHDGATRWGSAATKDRDDNLSNFPGAKVQNSPGREAFPGSWGGTSGWGGVVV, from the exons ATGCCTAGAGGTGTAATTTCTGACGACGAAG ATGAGGTTGAGGTCGATATGGAAGAGAGAGAGCCTGTTGATGGTGAAGAATTGGAGGAAGAAGGTCGTGAGATGGATGACgatgatgaggatgaagaagaGG AAGGGCAGGATGAATATGAAAAGGATGGATTTATAGTTGATGACATTGAGGAAGAAGAGGAGCACGATGAAGAAGAAAGAGCAGAAAGTGACGAAGAGCgtcagaagaagaaaaagaggaagaaaaa GGAGGAGTATGTCCTTGATGAAGATGATTATGAGTTGCTGGAGGACAATAATATCAATATTCATCGTCGAAAG GACAGCAAAAAGTTCAAGCGACTGAAAAAGGGCCAAAGGGACACTGAGGAGGGGCACTCTGGACAAGATGATGAAGAGGAGTTTTTTCGAAGTGGTAAAGTTGGGCGAACTGCCGAGGAGAAGCTTAAACACAGTTTATTTGGCGATGATGAAG GATCTCATCTTGAAGACATTGCTGAAGAGGAGGAGCAAGTAGAAGAGGAGGAGGATGCCGACATCGGAGATGAAGATGAAATGGCCGACTTTATTGTGGATGAAGAAGAAGTTGATGAGAACGGAGCCCCTGTGAG TAAGACTAGGAAGCCGAAGGGTGTAAGAAGGATTAGGCAGGCGCCTGGAGTCTCATCTTCAGCTTTACAAGAAGCTCAAGAATTATTTGGCGATGTCGACGAGTTGCTTGAGGCTCGCCATCAAAGTCGAGAAAAGAATGATTATAAAGAGACTAGACTTGAAGATGAATTTGAGCCTATTGTTCTCTCTGAGAAATACATGACAGAGAACGATGATCGGATTAGGGAGCTTGATATTCCAGAGAGAATGCAG ATATCGGAGGAGAGTACCGGTGCTCCTTCACTGGATGGAAGTAGTATAGATGAAGAGAGTCAGTGGATAGTTAATCAACTTAAAGATGGGGCAGTCCCTTGGATTGGCAAGAAAGATTCAAGCTCTCAAGATAAGGAGCTACCAATTGACAAGGATGATATTGTCAGATTTTTGGAACTGCATCACGTGCAAAAATTAGAT aTTCCTTTTATTGCCATGTATCGGAAAGAGGAGTGTTTAAGCTTATTGAAAGACCTGGAGCGGCCTGAAGCTGGTGATGAGAATTCGGATAAGAATGACAAGACACCTACTCTAAAATGGCACAAG ATACTTTGGGCTCTACAGGACCTGAACAGGAAGTGGTTGCTTCTTCAGAAGCGGAAGAATGCCCTCCAACAATACTACAATAAACGGTTTGAAGAAGAGTCTCGTCGTGTATACGATGAAACAAGACTAAACTTAAATAGGCAATTGTTTGAATCAGTTATGAGATCACTGAAAGAGGTAGAATCAGAGAGGGAGGTTGACGATGTTGACTCCAAGTTCAACTTACATTTCCCACCAGGTGAAGCTGGTGTTGATGAAGGACAGTACAAAAGGCCAAAACGGAAGTCAATGTACAGCTCTTTCAGTAAGGCGGGTCTGTGGGAGGTTGCAAGCAGGTTTGGCTGTAGTTCTGAGCAACTTGGATTATGTCTATCTGTAGTTCAGCTG CAAGAGTTGGAAGACCCAAAGGAAACACCAGAAGAGGTGGCTTCTAACTTCACATGTGCTATGTACAATACCCCTGAAGAAGTACTTAAATGTGCTAGACACATG GCAGCCGTTGAGATAATTTGTGAGCCTAGCATAAAGAAACATGTCCGTAGCCACTTTATTGACCACGCTGTGGTGTCAACTTCCCCTACTGCCGATGGAAATATAACCATAGATTCATTCCATCAGTTTTCTGGGGTGAAGTGGCTGCGAGAGAAGCCTTTGTCTAAATTTCTGGATGCCCAATGGCTCCTTATACAGAAGGCAGAAGAGGACAAACTCATTCAAGTTACTATTAAGCTTCCTGAAGAGCATCTTAACAAGTTAATAGACCAATTCAATGAGTATTATGTTAGTGATAGTGTTAGCAGATCTGCTCAATTGTGGAATGAACAGAGGAAGCTGATACTTCAGGATGCAATTTTTCGATTTCTTTTACCATCAATGGAAAAAGAAGCAAGGGGCATCTTAGCAAGCAAAGCAAAGCATTGGGTACTTATGGAGTATGGGAAGGCCTTTTGGAATAAGGTTTCTGTGGGGCCTTATCAACAGAAGGAAAATGATCTTAGCTCGGATGATGAGGCTGCTCCTAGGGTTATGGCTTGCTGTTGGGGCCCCGGAAAGCCACAAACAACTTTTGTTATGTTAGATTCTTCGGGAGAAGTGCAAGATGTGTTATACACTGGGTCACTTACTTTAAGGTCACAGAACGTCCATGACCAACAAAGGAAGAAGAATGACCAGGAACGTGTCTTGAAGTTTATGACAGATCACCAACCACATGTTGTTGTTTTAGGAGCAGCTAACTTGTCTTGCACTCGTTTGAAAGAAGATATATATGAG GTTATTTATAAGATGATCGACGAAAACCCTAGAGATGTTGGGCATGATATGGATGGGCTCAGCATTGTGTATGGAGATGAATCTCTGCCCCGTCTTTATGAAAATTCTCGAATTTCCTCTGAACAGCTTCCTTCGCAGCAGCTAG GTATAGTGAGACGGGCTGTTGCTCTTGGTCGATTTCTCCAGAACCCATTGGCAATGGTTGCGACATTATGTGGGCCCAGAAAGGAAATATTATCATGGAAATTGAGCCCTTTGGAGAGTTTCCTCAACCCGGATGATAAAATTGGGATGGTTGAGCAGGTTATGGTAGATGTGACCAATCAGGCTGGCTTAGACATTAATTTAGCAATAAGCCACGAATGGTTATTTGCTCCGTTACAATTTATTTCGGGGCTTGGTCCACGAAAGGCTGCATCCTTGCAAAGATCACTGGTTAGAGCTGGCGGAATTTTTACCCGGAAGGACTTTTTGACAGAACAAAAACTTGGTAAAAAGGTGTTTGTCAACGCGGTTGGTTTCTTGCGTGTTCGGCGAAGTGGATTGGCTGCTAGCAGCAGCCAATTTATTGACTTGTTGGATGATACACGAATTCATCCAGAATCGTATATTCTTGCACAGGAGTTGGCCAAAGATGTGTATGAGGAGGATGGCACAGGTGATGCAAATGATGACGATGATGCACTAGAGATGGCCATAGAACATGTGAGAGATCGACCTAGTTATTTGAAAAACCTGGATGTTGAGGCATACGCTGCTGCAAATAATCgtcaagacaaaattgaaaCTTTCTATGATATAAAAAGAGAATTGATTCATGGTTTTCAAGATTGGCGTAAGCAATATGAAGAACCAAGTCAGGATGAGGAGTTCTATATGATATCAGGTGAGACTGAAGAGACTCTTGCTGAAGGTAAAATAGTCCAGGTTACAGTTCGCCGAGTGCAAGCTCAGAAAGCAATATGTGGTCTTGAATCGGGAATGACTGGAATCCTTATGAAAGAAGACTATACAGATGACTGGAGAGATATAATTGAATTATCTGATAGGCTACATGAAGGTGACATGCTCACGTGTAAAATCAAGTCAATTCAAAAGAACAGGTATCAAGTCTTCCTTGTTTGTAAAGATAGTGAAATGAGAAGTGATCGGTTACAGAGCAACCATGATTTCGATCCCTATTACCATGAAGACCGGAGCTCCTTACCGAGTGAGCAAGACAAAACCCGGAAAGAAAAGGAGCGTGCAAAGAAGCATTTCAAGCCAAGGATGATTGTTCATCCACGCTTTCAGAACATAACTGCAGACGAAGCAATGgag TTCTTGTCGGACAAGGATCCTGGTGAAAGTATTTTCCGTCCTAGTTCCCGGGGTCCTTCATACCTTACTTTGACTCTTAAAATTCACGATGGAGTATATGCCCATAAAGATATAGTTGAAGGTGGGAAGGAACTCAAGGATATCACAAGTTTACTTCGAATCGGAAAGACACTAAAAATTGGAGACGACACTTTTGAGGATTTAGATGAG GTTATGGACCGATATGTTGATCCCTTGGTGACTCACTTAAAAACAATGTTAAATTATCGCAAGTTCAGGACGGGTATGAAAACAGAAGTTGATGAACTTTTGAGGATTGAAAAGGCAGAGTATCCCATGCGCATAGTTTATAGTTTTGTCATCTCCCATGAACATCCTGGCACATTTATATTGACTTACATAAGAAGTACAAATCCACACCATGAGTACATTGGTCTTTATCCCAAAGGATTCAGGTTTCGCAAAAAGATGTTCGAGGATATTGACCGGCTTGTGGCATATTTTCAAAGGCACATTGATGATCCACAAAATGATTCAGCACCTTCCATTAGATCTGTAGCTGCAATGGTACCAATGCAAAGCCCCGCAACTGGTGGCTCATCAGGGACATCTGTGGGTAGTGGCTGGGGTGGTTCCAACAGCGAGGGTGGCTGGAGAGGTCACTCGTATGATAGGGACCGATCTTCTACTCCTGGTTCCAGAACAG GACGGCCTGATTACAGAAACAATGGGAGTCGAGATGAACACCCTAGTGGAGTGCCTCGTCCATATGGTGGTGGACGATGGCGTGGTCGTGGTTCTTATAACAATAGCAGTAGAGGACACAACTCTAACAATGAAAGGCATGATGGTGCAACCAGATGGGGATCTGCTGCTACAAAAGACAGGGATGATAATTTGAGCAACTTTCCAGGGGCTAAGGTTCAAAATTCCCCCGGAAGGGAAGCATTTCCTGGTAGTTGGGGTGGAACCAGTGGTTGGGGAGGG GTTGTAGTTTGA
- the LOC123903155 gene encoding transcription elongation factor SPT6 homolog isoform X1: MPRGVISDDEDEVEVDMEEREPVDGEELEEEGREMDDDDEDEEEEGQDEYEKDGFIVDDIEEEEEHDEEERAESDEERQKKKKRKKKEEYVLDEDDYELLEDNNINIHRRKDSKKFKRLKKGQRDTEEGHSGQDDEEEFFRSGKVGRTAEEKLKHSLFGDDEGSHLEDIAEEEEQVEEEEDADIGDEDEMADFIVDEEEVDENGAPVSKTRKPKGVRRIRQAPGVSSSALQEAQELFGDVDELLEARHQSREKNDYKETRLEDEFEPIVLSEKYMTENDDRIRELDIPERMQISEESTGAPSLDGSSIDEESQWIVNQLKDGAVPWIGKKDSSSQDKELPIDKDDIVRFLELHHVQKLDIPFIAMYRKEECLSLLKDLERPEAGDENSDKNDKTPTLKWHKILWALQDLNRKWLLLQKRKNALQQYYNKRFEEESRRVYDETRLNLNRQLFESVMRSLKEVESEREVDDVDSKFNLHFPPGEAGVDEGQYKRPKRKSMYSSFSKAGLWEVASRFGCSSEQLGLCLSVVQLQELEDPKETPEEVASNFTCAMYNTPEEVLKCARHMAAVEIICEPSIKKHVRSHFIDHAVVSTSPTADGNITIDSFHQFSGVKWLREKPLSKFLDAQWLLIQKAEEDKLIQVTIKLPEEHLNKLIDQFNEYYVSDSVSRSAQLWNEQRKLILQDAIFRFLLPSMEKEARGILASKAKHWVLMEYGKAFWNKVSVGPYQQKENDLSSDDEAAPRVMACCWGPGKPQTTFVMLDSSGEVQDVLYTGSLTLRSQNVHDQQRKKNDQERVLKFMTDHQPHVVVLGAANLSCTRLKEDIYEVIYKMIDENPRDVGHDMDGLSIVYGDESLPRLYENSRISSEQLPSQQLGIVRRAVALGRFLQNPLAMVATLCGPRKEILSWKLSPLESFLNPDDKIGMVEQVMVDVTNQAGLDINLAISHEWLFAPLQFISGLGPRKAASLQRSLVRAGGIFTRKDFLTEQKLGKKVFVNAVGFLRVRRSGLAASSSQFIDLLDDTRIHPESYILAQELAKDVYEEDGTGDANDDDDALEMAIEHVRDRPSYLKNLDVEAYAAANNRQDKIETFYDIKRELIHGFQDWRKQYEEPSQDEEFYMISGETEETLAEGKIVQVTVRRVQAQKAICGLESGMTGILMKEDYTDDWRDIIELSDRLHEGDMLTCKIKSIQKNRYQVFLVCKDSEMRSDRLQSNHDFDPYYHEDRSSLPSEQDKTRKEKERAKKHFKPRMIVHPRFQNITADEAMEFLSDKDPGESIFRPSSRGPSYLTLTLKIHDGVYAHKDIVEGGKELKDITSLLRIGKTLKIGDDTFEDLDEVMDRYVDPLVTHLKTMLNYRKFRTGMKTEVDELLRIEKAEYPMRIVYSFVISHEHPGTFILTYIRSTNPHHEYIGLYPKGFRFRKKMFEDIDRLVAYFQRHIDDPQNDSAPSIRSVAAMVPMQSPATGGSSGTSVGSGWGGSNSEGGWRGHSYDRDRSSTPGSRTGRPDYRNNGSRDEHPSGVPRPYGGGRWRGRGSYNNSSRGHNSNNERHDGATRWGSAATKDRDDNLSNFPGAKVQNSPGREAFPGSWGGTSGWGGVVV; encoded by the exons ATGCCTAGAGGTGTAATTTCTGACGACGAAG ATGAGGTTGAGGTCGATATGGAAGAGAGAGAGCCTGTTGATGGTGAAGAATTGGAGGAAGAAGGTCGTGAGATGGATGACgatgatgaggatgaagaagaGG AAGGGCAGGATGAATATGAAAAGGATGGATTTATAGTTGATGACATTGAGGAAGAAGAGGAGCACGATGAAGAAGAAAGAGCAGAAAGTGACGAAGAGCgtcagaagaagaaaaagaggaagaaaaa GGAGGAGTATGTCCTTGATGAAGATGATTATGAGTTGCTGGAGGACAATAATATCAATATTCATCGTCGAAAG GACAGCAAAAAGTTCAAGCGACTGAAAAAGGGCCAAAGGGACACTGAGGAGGGGCACTCTGGACAAGATGATGAAGAGGAGTTTTTTCGAAGTGGTAAAGTTGGGCGAACTGCCGAGGAGAAGCTTAAACACAGTTTATTTGGCGATGATGAAG GATCTCATCTTGAAGACATTGCTGAAGAGGAGGAGCAAGTAGAAGAGGAGGAGGATGCCGACATCGGAGATGAAGATGAAATGGCCGACTTTATTGTGGATGAAGAAGAAGTTGATGAGAACGGAGCCCCTGTGAG TAAGACTAGGAAGCCGAAGGGTGTAAGAAGGATTAGGCAGGCGCCTGGAGTCTCATCTTCAGCTTTACAAGAAGCTCAAGAATTATTTGGCGATGTCGACGAGTTGCTTGAGGCTCGCCATCAAAGTCGAGAAAAGAATGATTATAAAGAGACTAGACTTGAAGATGAATTTGAGCCTATTGTTCTCTCTGAGAAATACATGACAGAGAACGATGATCGGATTAGGGAGCTTGATATTCCAGAGAGAATGCAG ATATCGGAGGAGAGTACCGGTGCTCCTTCACTGGATGGAAGTAGTATAGATGAAGAGAGTCAGTGGATAGTTAATCAACTTAAAGATGGGGCAGTCCCTTGGATTGGCAAGAAAGATTCAAGCTCTCAAGATAAGGAGCTACCAATTGACAAGGATGATATTGTCAGATTTTTGGAACTGCATCACGTGCAAAAATTAGAT aTTCCTTTTATTGCCATGTATCGGAAAGAGGAGTGTTTAAGCTTATTGAAAGACCTGGAGCGGCCTGAAGCTGGTGATGAGAATTCGGATAAGAATGACAAGACACCTACTCTAAAATGGCACAAG ATACTTTGGGCTCTACAGGACCTGAACAGGAAGTGGTTGCTTCTTCAGAAGCGGAAGAATGCCCTCCAACAATACTACAATAAACGGTTTGAAGAAGAGTCTCGTCGTGTATACGATGAAACAAGACTAAACTTAAATAGGCAATTGTTTGAATCAGTTATGAGATCACTGAAAGAGGTAGAATCAGAGAGGGAGGTTGACGATGTTGACTCCAAGTTCAACTTACATTTCCCACCAGGTGAAGCTGGTGTTGATGAAGGACAGTACAAAAGGCCAAAACGGAAGTCAATGTACAGCTCTTTCAGTAAGGCGGGTCTGTGGGAGGTTGCAAGCAGGTTTGGCTGTAGTTCTGAGCAACTTGGATTATGTCTATCTGTAGTTCAGCTG CAAGAGTTGGAAGACCCAAAGGAAACACCAGAAGAGGTGGCTTCTAACTTCACATGTGCTATGTACAATACCCCTGAAGAAGTACTTAAATGTGCTAGACACATG GCAGCCGTTGAGATAATTTGTGAGCCTAGCATAAAGAAACATGTCCGTAGCCACTTTATTGACCACGCTGTGGTGTCAACTTCCCCTACTGCCGATGGAAATATAACCATAGATTCATTCCATCAGTTTTCTGGGGTGAAGTGGCTGCGAGAGAAGCCTTTGTCTAAATTTCTGGATGCCCAATGGCTCCTTATACAGAAGGCAGAAGAGGACAAACTCATTCAAGTTACTATTAAGCTTCCTGAAGAGCATCTTAACAAGTTAATAGACCAATTCAATGAGTATTATGTTAGTGATAGTGTTAGCAGATCTGCTCAATTGTGGAATGAACAGAGGAAGCTGATACTTCAGGATGCAATTTTTCGATTTCTTTTACCATCAATGGAAAAAGAAGCAAGGGGCATCTTAGCAAGCAAAGCAAAGCATTGGGTACTTATGGAGTATGGGAAGGCCTTTTGGAATAAGGTTTCTGTGGGGCCTTATCAACAGAAGGAAAATGATCTTAGCTCGGATGATGAGGCTGCTCCTAGGGTTATGGCTTGCTGTTGGGGCCCCGGAAAGCCACAAACAACTTTTGTTATGTTAGATTCTTCGGGAGAAGTGCAAGATGTGTTATACACTGGGTCACTTACTTTAAGGTCACAGAACGTCCATGACCAACAAAGGAAGAAGAATGACCAGGAACGTGTCTTGAAGTTTATGACAGATCACCAACCACATGTTGTTGTTTTAGGAGCAGCTAACTTGTCTTGCACTCGTTTGAAAGAAGATATATATGAG GTTATTTATAAGATGATCGACGAAAACCCTAGAGATGTTGGGCATGATATGGATGGGCTCAGCATTGTGTATGGAGATGAATCTCTGCCCCGTCTTTATGAAAATTCTCGAATTTCCTCTGAACAGCTTCCTTCGCAGCAGCTAG GTATAGTGAGACGGGCTGTTGCTCTTGGTCGATTTCTCCAGAACCCATTGGCAATGGTTGCGACATTATGTGGGCCCAGAAAGGAAATATTATCATGGAAATTGAGCCCTTTGGAGAGTTTCCTCAACCCGGATGATAAAATTGGGATGGTTGAGCAGGTTATGGTAGATGTGACCAATCAGGCTGGCTTAGACATTAATTTAGCAATAAGCCACGAATGGTTATTTGCTCCGTTACAATTTATTTCGGGGCTTGGTCCACGAAAGGCTGCATCCTTGCAAAGATCACTGGTTAGAGCTGGCGGAATTTTTACCCGGAAGGACTTTTTGACAGAACAAAAACTTGGTAAAAAGGTGTTTGTCAACGCGGTTGGTTTCTTGCGTGTTCGGCGAAGTGGATTGGCTGCTAGCAGCAGCCAATTTATTGACTTGTTGGATGATACACGAATTCATCCAGAATCGTATATTCTTGCACAGGAGTTGGCCAAAGATGTGTATGAGGAGGATGGCACAGGTGATGCAAATGATGACGATGATGCACTAGAGATGGCCATAGAACATGTGAGAGATCGACCTAGTTATTTGAAAAACCTGGATGTTGAGGCATACGCTGCTGCAAATAATCgtcaagacaaaattgaaaCTTTCTATGATATAAAAAGAGAATTGATTCATGGTTTTCAAGATTGGCGTAAGCAATATGAAGAACCAAGTCAGGATGAGGAGTTCTATATGATATCAGGTGAGACTGAAGAGACTCTTGCTGAAGGTAAAATAGTCCAGGTTACAGTTCGCCGAGTGCAAGCTCAGAAAGCAATATGTGGTCTTGAATCGGGAATGACTGGAATCCTTATGAAAGAAGACTATACAGATGACTGGAGAGATATAATTGAATTATCTGATAGGCTACATGAAGGTGACATGCTCACGTGTAAAATCAAGTCAATTCAAAAGAACAGGTATCAAGTCTTCCTTGTTTGTAAAGATAGTGAAATGAGAAGTGATCGGTTACAGAGCAACCATGATTTCGATCCCTATTACCATGAAGACCGGAGCTCCTTACCGAGTGAGCAAGACAAAACCCGGAAAGAAAAGGAGCGTGCAAAGAAGCATTTCAAGCCAAGGATGATTGTTCATCCACGCTTTCAGAACATAACTGCAGACGAAGCAATGgag TTCTTGTCGGACAAGGATCCTGGTGAAAGTATTTTCCGTCCTAGTTCCCGGGGTCCTTCATACCTTACTTTGACTCTTAAAATTCACGATGGAGTATATGCCCATAAAGATATAGTTGAAGGTGGGAAGGAACTCAAGGATATCACAAGTTTACTTCGAATCGGAAAGACACTAAAAATTGGAGACGACACTTTTGAGGATTTAGATGAG GTTATGGACCGATATGTTGATCCCTTGGTGACTCACTTAAAAACAATGTTAAATTATCGCAAGTTCAGGACGGGTATGAAAACAGAAGTTGATGAACTTTTGAGGATTGAAAAGGCAGAGTATCCCATGCGCATAGTTTATAGTTTTGTCATCTCCCATGAACATCCTGGCACATTTATATTGACTTACATAAGAAGTACAAATCCACACCATGAGTACATTGGTCTTTATCCCAAAGGATTCAGGTTTCGCAAAAAGATGTTCGAGGATATTGACCGGCTTGTGGCATATTTTCAAAGGCACATTGATGATCCACAAAATGATTCAGCACCTTCCATTAGATCTGTAGCTGCAATGGTACCAATGCAAAGCCCCGCAACTGGTGGCTCATCAGGGACATCTGTGGGTAGTGGCTGGGGTGGTTCCAACAGCGAGGGTGGCTGGAGAGGTCACTCGTATGATAGGGACCGATCTTCTACTCCTGGTTCCAGAACAG GACGGCCTGATTACAGAAACAATGGGAGTCGAGATGAACACCCTAGTGGAGTGCCTCGTCCATATGGTGGTGGACGATGGCGTGGTCGTGGTTCTTATAACAATAGCAGTAGAGGACACAACTCTAACAATGAAAGGCATGATGGTGCAACCAGATGGGGATCTGCTGCTACAAAAGACAGGGATGATAATTTGAGCAACTTTCCAGGGGCTAAGGTTCAAAATTCCCCCGGAAGGGAAGCATTTCCTGGTAGTTGGGGTGGAACCAGTGGTTGGGGAGGGGTTGTAGTTTGA